A genome region from Bacteroidales bacterium includes the following:
- a CDS encoding glycosyltransferase family 2 protein, translated as MKLKLCIVVPCYNEEEVLTITSKTLLELLERLISKNKIDDSSFLCLVDDGSCDTTWEIIKDLSQKNKNIRGIKFSTNFGHQNALLAGLLNMKDKSDCIVTIDADLQDDANVIEEMLNKYNEGNEIVYGVRNNRESDSFFKRFTAHFFYKLMQAMKVKTVYNHADYRLASKRVLNEFARFNEVNLFLRGIFPTLGFRSANVFYKRSERVAGETKYPLKKMIEFAWNGITSFSIYPLRLIFFLGLIIFLFSFLLILWAFLPIFEGEAVRGWASTVIPLFFFGGLQMICLGIIGEYAGKIYKEIKARPRFIIEEEI; from the coding sequence ATGAAACTAAAACTTTGCATTGTAGTTCCCTGTTACAACGAAGAAGAAGTATTGACAATAACTTCAAAAACATTATTGGAATTGCTCGAAAGATTAATTTCGAAAAACAAAATTGACGATTCGAGTTTTTTGTGTCTTGTTGATGATGGCAGTTGCGACACAACATGGGAAATAATCAAAGATTTATCACAAAAAAATAAAAATATTCGCGGAATAAAATTTTCGACAAACTTCGGGCATCAGAACGCACTGCTTGCCGGTCTTCTAAACATGAAAGACAAATCCGATTGCATAGTTACGATTGATGCCGATTTGCAGGATGATGCAAATGTTATTGAAGAAATGCTCAATAAATATAATGAAGGAAATGAAATTGTTTACGGAGTTAGAAATAACCGTGAAAGCGATTCGTTTTTCAAACGTTTTACTGCTCATTTTTTTTATAAACTTATGCAGGCAATGAAAGTAAAAACTGTATATAACCACGCTGATTACCGTCTTGCAAGCAAAAGAGTTTTAAATGAATTTGCGCGTTTTAATGAAGTGAATTTATTTTTACGCGGAATTTTTCCTACTCTTGGTTTTAGGTCGGCAAATGTTTTTTACAAAAGAAGCGAAAGAGTGGCAGGTGAAACAAAATATCCGTTGAAAAAAATGATTGAATTTGCATGGAATGGAATAACTTCATTCAGCATTTATCCACTACGTTTAATTTTTTTCCTTGGTCTTATTATTTTCTTATTTTCATTTTTACTAATATTATGGGCTTTTCTGCCTATTTTTGAGGGCGAAGCAGTTCGTGGCTGGGCATCAACTGTTATTCCGTTGTTCTTTTTCGGCGGGTTACAGATGATTTGTCTCGGAATAATAGGTGAATATGCCGGTAAAATTTATAAAGAAATTAAAGCCCGACCGAGATTTATTATTGAAGAAGAAATTTAA
- the rfbD gene encoding dTDP-4-dehydrorhamnose reductase: MQNILVTGAKGQLGYEITKLSTNYKKFNFIFTDVVELDITDFKDLELFFKNNKIDFVINCAAYTAVDKAETEKESAKLLNSVAPSFLAELCEKYNCKLIHISTDYVFDGTNVKPYTEEDKTNPVSVYGKTKLDGENEIIKKTKNAIIIRTSWLYSTVGNNFMKTMIWLGKEKSEINVVSDQTGTPTYAGDLAKVILDIISKVKNEIPKKVEIYNFSNEGVTSWNEFAVEIFKLAKINCKVNPIETKDYPTPAKRPNYSVFDKSKIKKDFNITIPDWKDSLKVAVEKYLK, translated from the coding sequence ATGCAAAATATTTTAGTTACCGGTGCAAAAGGACAACTTGGCTACGAAATAACAAAGCTTTCGACAAATTATAAAAAATTTAATTTTATTTTTACAGATGTTGTAGAATTAGACATTACTGATTTTAAAGATTTAGAATTATTTTTTAAAAATAATAAAATTGATTTTGTAATTAACTGTGCAGCTTATACTGCTGTTGATAAAGCTGAAACAGAAAAAGAATCTGCAAAACTTCTTAATTCAGTTGCTCCTTCTTTTCTTGCCGAACTCTGCGAAAAATATAATTGCAAATTAATTCATATTTCCACCGATTATGTTTTTGACGGCACTAATGTAAAGCCATATACAGAAGAAGACAAAACAAATCCTGTTTCAGTTTATGGAAAAACAAAACTTGATGGTGAAAATGAAATAATTAAAAAAACAAAAAATGCAATTATCATTCGCACTTCGTGGCTTTATTCTACTGTTGGCAATAATTTTATGAAAACGATGATTTGGCTTGGAAAAGAAAAAAGTGAAATAAATGTTGTTTCCGACCAAACCGGAACACCAACGTATGCAGGCGATTTAGCAAAAGTAATTTTAGATATCATCAGTAAAGTAAAAAATGAAATACCAAAAAAAGTTGAAATTTATAATTTCTCAAATGAAGGTGTTACAAGCTGGAACGAATTTGCAGTTGAAATTTTTAAACTTGCAAAAATAAATTGCAAAGTTAATCCTATTGAAACAAAAGATTATCCTACACCTGCAAAACGCCCTAATTACAGTGTTTTTGACAAATCAAAAATTAAAAAAGATTTTAATATTACTATTCCCGATTGGAAAGACAGTTTGAAAGTGGCAGTGGAAAAATATTTGAAATAA
- a CDS encoding UDP-glucose/GDP-mannose dehydrogenase family protein: MKIAVVGTGYVGLVTGACFADVGIDVVCIDIDEKKINNLKKGILPIYEPGLNEIVSKNMNKGRLNFSTDLKSFINDIDVIFIAVGTPPDEDGSADLKHVLSVANEIGKNMNKYLVIVTKSTVPVGTAEKVKEAISNEIKKRNVNYEFDIASNPEFLKEGAAIEDFMKPDRIVIGVESKKAEEIMYRLYKPFVLNGHPIIFMDIPSAEMTKYAANAILATKISFINDIANICEITGADINMVRKGIGSDSRIGTKFIYPGIGYGGSCFPKDVKALIKIAEENNYHLKILKAVEEVNDAQKSILFNKLKKYFNNQIQGKNVALWGLSFKPQTDDMREAASLVLIEKLLNAGCKVKAYDPVAMEEAKRLLGNKIEFCNNQYEALKDADCLLLVTEWTEFRFPDFEEIKKLLKTPVIFDGRNIYDKNEMMELGFDYFCIGIKTK, from the coding sequence ATGAAAATTGCAGTTGTAGGAACAGGATATGTAGGATTGGTTACAGGTGCCTGCTTTGCCGATGTTGGTATTGACGTAGTGTGCATTGATATTGATGAAAAGAAAATAAATAATCTGAAAAAAGGAATCCTTCCGATTTATGAACCCGGATTAAATGAAATTGTAAGCAAAAACATGAACAAAGGAAGATTGAATTTTTCAACAGATTTAAAATCATTTATAAATGACATTGATGTAATTTTTATTGCCGTGGGAACTCCTCCCGATGAAGATGGAAGTGCGGATTTGAAGCATGTTTTGAGTGTTGCCAATGAAATAGGCAAAAATATGAACAAGTATCTGGTAATAGTTACTAAAAGTACAGTTCCTGTTGGCACTGCCGAAAAAGTAAAAGAAGCAATCAGTAATGAAATTAAAAAACGTAATGTAAATTACGAATTCGACATTGCATCAAATCCAGAATTTCTGAAAGAAGGTGCAGCAATCGAAGATTTTATGAAGCCAGACAGAATTGTTATAGGTGTAGAATCTAAAAAAGCAGAAGAAATAATGTACCGGCTTTATAAACCGTTTGTATTAAACGGACACCCGATTATATTTATGGATATTCCTTCTGCCGAAATGACCAAGTATGCTGCAAATGCAATATTAGCAACTAAAATAAGTTTTATAAATGATATTGCAAATATTTGTGAAATAACAGGCGCCGATATAAATATGGTAAGAAAAGGTATCGGAAGTGACTCAAGAATAGGAACTAAATTTATTTATCCCGGAATAGGTTACGGAGGTTCATGTTTTCCTAAAGACGTGAAAGCATTAATCAAAATTGCCGAAGAAAATAATTATCATTTAAAAATTTTAAAAGCAGTTGAAGAAGTTAATGATGCCCAAAAATCAATATTGTTCAATAAGTTAAAAAAATATTTCAATAATCAAATTCAGGGGAAAAACGTTGCATTGTGGGGATTATCATTCAAGCCGCAAACCGACGATATGCGTGAAGCTGCATCGTTAGTATTAATTGAAAAGCTGCTGAATGCAGGTTGTAAGGTTAAAGCTTATGACCCTGTTGCAATGGAAGAAGCCAAACGCTTGCTCGGAAATAAAATTGAATTTTGTAATAATCAATATGAAGCATTGAAAGATGCTGATTGCTTGTTGTTAGTTACCGAGTGGACAGAATTTCGCTTTCCTGATTTTGAAGAAATAAAAAAACTTTTAAAAACACCTGTTATTTTTGATGGAAGAAATATATATGATAAAAACGAAATGATGGAATTGGGATTTGATTATTTCTGCATAGGAATAAAAACAAAATAA
- the lpxA gene encoding acyl-ACP--UDP-N-acetylglucosamine O-acyltransferase has protein sequence MNQPFSYVHPQANIADNVVIEPFVTINKNVSIGAGTWIGSNVTIMEGARIGKNCKIFPGTVISAIPQDLKFKGEDSVVIIGDNCTIREFVTINRATKASYQTVIGNNNLIMAYVHVAHDCILGDNCILSNATTLAGHIAVEDWAIIGGMVAVHQFVSIGTHSFISGGSLVRKDVPPYTKAAREPLSFVGINSIGLRRRGFSPEKIKEIQDIYRLLYLKGYNTSQAISIIEAELPATPERDEIIAFINNSKRGIMKGYNRKNTDKE, from the coding sequence ATGAATCAACCTTTTTCGTACGTTCACCCGCAAGCAAATATTGCAGACAACGTTGTAATAGAACCTTTCGTTACTATTAACAAAAACGTATCAATTGGAGCTGGCACATGGATAGGTTCTAATGTTACAATTATGGAAGGAGCAAGAATCGGGAAAAATTGTAAAATATTTCCGGGCACTGTTATATCTGCCATTCCTCAGGATTTAAAATTTAAAGGTGAAGACAGCGTTGTAATTATAGGTGACAATTGCACTATTCGTGAATTTGTAACAATAAACAGGGCAACAAAAGCAAGCTATCAAACAGTTATAGGCAATAATAACCTTATAATGGCGTATGTTCACGTTGCACACGATTGTATTCTGGGAGATAACTGTATTCTTTCAAATGCTACAACTCTTGCCGGCCACATTGCTGTTGAAGATTGGGCAATCATAGGCGGCATGGTTGCAGTTCACCAGTTTGTAAGTATCGGAACACATTCTTTTATTTCAGGTGGTTCATTAGTCAGAAAAGATGTTCCCCCATACACCAAAGCAGCTCGAGAACCATTGTCTTTTGTAGGAATTAATTCCATCGGGCTCAGAAGAAGAGGTTTTAGCCCCGAAAAAATAAAAGAAATTCAGGATATTTACCGCCTCTTATACCTTAAAGGTTATAATACTTCACAGGCAATTTCCATTATCGAAGCCGAATTGCCAGCTACTCCCGAAAGAGATGAAATAATTGCCTTCATAAATAATTCCAAGAGAGGTATTATGAAAGGATACAACAGAAAAAATACAGACAAAGAATAA
- a CDS encoding phospho-sugar mutase codes for AKGKSLFELLIDIYKEFGFYKESLLSLTRKGKTGQEEIAQMMIDYRKNPPKEINNSEIIRICDYSLLKDFDIINKKEKSINLPKSDVLQFFLKDGSIISVRPSGTEPKIKYYFGVKSELKDKNDFEKVNAELDKKIENIIKSLGLK; via the coding sequence AGCAAAAGGCAAATCATTATTCGAATTATTAATTGACATTTATAAAGAATTTGGTTTTTACAAAGAGTCATTGCTTTCACTAACGCGAAAAGGCAAAACCGGACAAGAAGAAATTGCGCAGATGATGATTGATTACAGAAAAAATCCACCGAAAGAAATTAATAATTCAGAAATAATAAGAATTTGCGACTATTCATTATTAAAAGATTTTGATATTATTAATAAAAAAGAAAAATCAATAAATCTTCCAAAGTCCGATGTGTTGCAGTTTTTCTTAAAAGACGGAAGCATAATATCTGTTCGACCATCGGGAACAGAACCGAAAATAAAATATTATTTCGGTGTTAAATCAGAATTGAAAGACAAAAACGATTTTGAAAAAGTAAACGCTGAACTTGACAAAAAGATTGAGAATATTATTAAATCACTGGGATTGAAATAA
- a CDS encoding UDP-glucuronic acid decarboxylase family protein, which produces MKKILVTGGAGFLGSHLCEKLLNENNEVVCLDNYFTGDKSNIVHLLNNPYFELIRHDVTMPFFIEVDEIYNLACPASPIHYQYNGIKTVKTSVMGAINMLGLAKRIKAKILQASTSEVYGDPEVHPQKEDYWGHVNPIGSRACYDEGKRCAETLFMNYQHQNNVKIKIGRIFNTYGPRMHPNDGRVVSNFIVQALKGENITIYGDGNQTRSFCYVDDLIDGMLRLMNTDDTFIGPVNLGNPNEFTIIELAEKVLKLTNSKSKLVFEPLPEDDPMQRKPDISLAKKILKWEPKIQLNEGLVKTIEYFKNKIKS; this is translated from the coding sequence ATGAAAAAAATACTAGTAACCGGTGGTGCCGGTTTTCTCGGTTCACATCTTTGCGAAAAACTTTTAAATGAAAACAACGAGGTTGTTTGTCTTGATAATTATTTTACAGGCGACAAAAGCAATATCGTTCATTTATTGAATAACCCGTATTTCGAGCTGATTCGCCACGATGTTACAATGCCTTTTTTCATTGAAGTTGACGAAATATACAATCTTGCTTGTCCGGCATCACCGATACATTACCAGTACAACGGAATTAAAACCGTTAAAACATCAGTGATGGGGGCAATCAACATGCTCGGTCTTGCAAAAAGAATAAAGGCAAAAATTTTACAGGCATCAACAAGCGAAGTTTACGGCGACCCAGAAGTGCATCCGCAAAAAGAGGACTACTGGGGACATGTAAATCCAATCGGCTCAAGAGCTTGTTACGACGAAGGTAAAAGATGCGCAGAAACTCTTTTTATGAATTACCAGCATCAAAATAATGTAAAAATAAAAATCGGCAGAATTTTCAATACTTATGGACCACGCATGCATCCCAACGATGGCAGAGTTGTTTCAAATTTTATTGTTCAGGCATTGAAAGGCGAAAATATCACTATTTACGGCGACGGCAATCAAACAAGAAGTTTCTGCTATGTTGATGATTTGATTGATGGAATGCTCAGATTAATGAATACTGATGATACTTTTATCGGACCCGTAAATCTTGGGAATCCTAATGAATTTACAATAATCGAACTTGCTGAAAAAGTTTTGAAACTCACAAATTCAAAATCAAAATTAGTTTTTGAACCATTGCCCGAAGATGACCCGATGCAGCGAAAACCAGATATTTCACTAGCAAAGAAAATCCTGAAATGGGAACCCAAAATTCAACTCAATGAGGGATTGGTAAAAACAATTGAGTATTTTAAAAATAAAATAAAATCGTAA
- a CDS encoding phospho-sugar mutase produces MIDANILEKANNWLKGNFDEETKKQVEFLIKNNPNELIDSFYTDMEFGTGGLRGIMGVGTNRMNIYTVGMATQGLANYLKSVYKNTEIKVAIAFDSRNNSKEFAQISADIFSANNFKVYLFESLRPTPVLSFTIRHLKCQSGIVITASHNPKEYNGYKAYWSDGGQLINPHDKNVIAEVQKIKSIDDVKFSKKPETITIIGEENDNIYLNEVKKLSLHPESIEKCSDLKIVYTPLHGAGVRLVPECLKRFGFKNIITIPEQMLSDGNFPTVKSPNPEEPSALEMAVNKAKEIDADVVLATDPDADRVGIAVKDNKNNFILLNGNQTGSLLVYYIVNGWKEKNKISGKEFIVKTIVTSQLFADIAEKNKVECINVLTGFKFIADIIKQNEGSKTFICGGEESYGYLVGDFVRDKDAVI; encoded by the coding sequence ATGATTGATGCAAATATTCTCGAAAAAGCCAATAATTGGCTCAAAGGCAATTTTGACGAAGAAACAAAAAAGCAGGTTGAATTTCTAATTAAAAATAATCCAAACGAATTAATTGATTCGTTTTATACTGACATGGAATTTGGAACCGGTGGTTTAAGAGGAATAATGGGCGTTGGTACAAATCGCATGAATATTTACACGGTCGGAATGGCAACTCAGGGACTTGCAAATTATTTGAAATCGGTTTATAAGAATACTGAAATAAAAGTTGCAATCGCATTCGACAGCAGGAATAATAGCAAGGAGTTTGCACAAATATCCGCTGATATTTTCTCTGCAAATAATTTCAAAGTTTATTTGTTCGAATCGCTGAGACCTACTCCAGTTCTGTCATTTACAATCAGACATTTAAAATGCCAGAGTGGAATTGTAATTACCGCATCACACAATCCCAAAGAGTACAACGGATACAAAGCATACTGGTCGGATGGTGGACAATTAATAAATCCTCATGACAAAAATGTTATTGCCGAAGTTCAGAAAATTAAATCAATTGACGATGTTAAATTTTCTAAGAAACCCGAAACCATTACAATTATAGGTGAAGAAAATGATAATATTTATTTGAACGAAGTAAAAAAACTTTCACTTCATCCCGAATCAATTGAAAAATGCAGTGATTTAAAAATTGTTTATACTCCGCTTCACGGTGCCGGTGTGAGGTTAGTTCCCGAATGTTTGAAAAGATTTGGCTTTAAAAATATCATAACAATTCCCGAACAAATGCTCAGCGACGGAAATTTCCCGACAGTAAAATCTCCGAATCCAGAAGAACCTTCCGCTTTGGAAATGGCTGTCAACAAAGCAAAAGAAATTGATGCTGATGTTGTACTTGCAACCGACCCCGATGCCGACAGAGTTGGCATTGCTGTTAAAGACAATAAAAATAATTTCATTCTTTTAAATGGAAATCAAACCGGCTCGCTGCTTGTTTATTATATTGTGAATGGATGGAAAGAAAAAAATAAAATTTCAGGAAAAGAATTTATTGTTAAAACAATTGTTACATCACAATTGTTTGCTGATATTGCCGAAAAAAATAAAGTTGAATGCATTAATGTACTCACAGGTTTCAAATTTATTGCCGATATAATAAAACAAAATGAAGGCAGCAAAACCTTTATCTGCGGCGGCGAAGAAAGTTATGGTTATCTTGTCGGTGATTTTGTGAGAGATAAAGATGCTGTAATTT
- a CDS encoding AsmA-like C-terminal region-containing protein, translated as MFKKIFKISGIVVLVIFAAAIILPIAFKGKIESKVKEEINNNINAKVNWKNYGLGMFRSFPDFIISIRGLTVIGVNEFADDTLANIKSLNVRIDIFSVFKGSSYKIKKITLNEPNIHLLVLKNGKANWDISKPSAAPQQSGQPSAFKLSLQKVLINTGNLTYDAQDLGMKIIIKKLNHVLSGDMTADLTSLDNKGTIEFLTLIYGGVKYLNSVNAIISAKLDADLKNFKFTFKENEFRINQLLLGMDGYVAMPKSDIEMNLKFNVKSTDFRNFLSLIPAVYTKDFEKVQTKGKLALDGYVKGIYNDKKIPGYSVNIQIDDAMFKYPDLPKSVTNIALKTNITNTGDNADNTVINISKFHFEIGNNPVDIRMDIKTPVSDPQINGIIKGKMNLAEVKDFYPLEKEQELTGVVTADISLNGKLSSIEKKKYEDFKANGKINVSNLKYKSKDFTQSAAISEMELLFSPQFVELTSCNIKIGKSDLKAKGRIDNLLSYIFKKDVLKGTFQSSSNLMDLNEFMQPSKEETVASKPKSDASSSLTIIEVPENIDFVANATFGKIIYDNMEMTNVDGVLKIKDKQVTLENLKMNMLDGRLAVNGFYNTKDKNKPLVDFNLDIKDFDIQKSAKTFITMQKLVPIAKSCYGKFSTKMKLNTALDSKMMPIINTINGEGLLNTTKISVQDFAPLTKIGDALKMEKLKKLSLDKINFSFNFINGKIIVKPFDFTFEKIKGKIGGSNSFDQTIDYVANLEIPRSEFGGAANGVLNNLTSQANSKGANFKVGDIVKVDALIGGTVTKPTIKLGMKGTMNNVIEDAKNKVKDEINKKKNEAENKVKEEVNKNKKELEDKAKAEQERLKKEADDKVKAEQEKIKKEADDKLKKEKENLKNNLKKKIKF; from the coding sequence ATGTTTAAAAAAATATTCAAAATTTCAGGAATAGTAGTTCTTGTGATATTTGCGGCTGCTATAATTCTTCCCATTGCATTCAAAGGAAAAATTGAATCGAAAGTTAAAGAAGAAATAAATAATAATATTAATGCAAAAGTTAACTGGAAAAATTATGGTTTAGGAATGTTCCGGAGTTTTCCTGATTTTATTATATCTATCAGAGGACTTACTGTAATTGGTGTTAATGAATTTGCAGACGATACACTTGCAAATATAAAATCATTAAATGTTAGAATTGATATATTTAGTGTTTTCAAAGGTAGTTCATATAAAATCAAGAAAATTACTCTCAATGAACCTAATATTCACTTACTTGTTTTAAAAAACGGCAAGGCAAACTGGGATATTTCAAAACCTTCGGCAGCGCCTCAGCAATCCGGACAACCGTCGGCATTTAAATTGTCATTGCAGAAAGTTTTAATTAATACGGGAAATCTTACTTACGATGCACAGGATTTAGGAATGAAAATTATAATAAAAAAGCTCAATCATGTCTTAAGTGGTGATATGACAGCCGATTTAACTTCATTGGATAATAAAGGAACTATCGAATTTCTTACTTTGATTTATGGTGGTGTAAAATATCTTAATTCTGTGAATGCCATCATCAGTGCTAAACTTGATGCCGATTTAAAAAATTTCAAATTTACTTTTAAAGAAAATGAATTCAGAATAAATCAATTGCTTCTTGGAATGGACGGTTATGTGGCAATGCCGAAAAGTGATATTGAAATGAATTTAAAATTCAATGTAAAAAGTACAGATTTCAGAAATTTCTTATCTCTTATTCCTGCTGTTTATACCAAAGATTTCGAAAAAGTTCAGACAAAAGGAAAACTCGCTCTTGACGGTTATGTAAAAGGAATATACAATGATAAAAAAATTCCGGGATATTCAGTGAATATCCAAATTGATGATGCAATGTTCAAATATCCTGATTTACCAAAGTCGGTTACAAATATTGCATTAAAAACAAATATTACAAATACAGGTGATAATGCCGACAACACTGTAATTAACATATCCAAATTTCATTTCGAAATTGGCAACAATCCTGTTGATATAAGAATGGATATTAAAACGCCTGTTTCTGACCCTCAAATCAATGGAATTATAAAAGGTAAAATGAATTTAGCAGAAGTTAAAGATTTTTATCCTCTTGAAAAAGAACAGGAGCTTACTGGCGTTGTGACTGCCGATATTTCATTAAACGGAAAACTTTCTTCAATAGAGAAAAAGAAATATGAAGATTTTAAAGCAAATGGTAAAATCAATGTCAGCAATCTGAAATATAAAAGTAAAGATTTTACACAAAGTGCTGCAATTAGTGAAATGGAACTTCTATTCTCTCCGCAATTTGTTGAGCTGACATCATGCAACATAAAAATTGGCAAAAGCGATTTAAAAGCTAAAGGTAGAATTGATAATTTATTATCGTACATTTTCAAAAAAGATGTTTTAAAAGGAACCTTCCAGAGTTCTTCAAATTTAATGGATTTGAACGAATTTATGCAACCGTCAAAAGAAGAAACTGTTGCCAGCAAGCCAAAATCAGATGCTTCTTCTTCTTTAACTATAATTGAAGTTCCCGAAAACATTGACTTTGTGGCAAATGCTACTTTCGGAAAAATTATTTACGATAATATGGAAATGACAAATGTTGATGGAGTGCTTAAAATAAAAGACAAGCAAGTTACATTAGAAAATCTTAAAATGAATATGCTCGATGGACGGCTCGCTGTTAACGGATTTTACAACACAAAAGATAAAAATAAACCTTTAGTTGATTTTAATCTCGATATAAAAGATTTTGATATTCAGAAATCGGCAAAAACTTTTATAACAATGCAAAAGCTTGTTCCTATTGCAAAATCATGCTACGGAAAATTTTCAACAAAAATGAAACTCAATACTGCTCTTGACAGCAAGATGATGCCGATAATAAATACCATAAACGGAGAGGGTTTGTTGAATACGACAAAAATATCGGTTCAGGATTTTGCTCCTCTCACAAAAATCGGAGATGCTCTGAAAATGGAAAAACTAAAAAAATTATCTCTTGATAAAATAAATTTTTCATTTAATTTCATTAACGGAAAAATTATTGTTAAGCCATTTGATTTTACTTTTGAGAAAATAAAAGGTAAAATAGGAGGTTCAAATTCATTCGACCAAACAATTGATTACGTTGCCAATCTTGAAATACCTCGAAGTGAATTCGGTGGAGCAGCAAACGGAGTTTTGAATAACCTTACATCGCAGGCAAACAGTAAAGGAGCAAATTTCAAAGTTGGTGATATCGTGAAAGTAGATGCATTGATTGGCGGAACTGTCACAAAACCTACTATAAAACTTGGAATGAAAGGCACAATGAATAATGTAATTGAAGATGCTAAAAATAAAGTGAAAGATGAAATCAACAAGAAAAAAAATGAAGCCGAAAACAAAGTAAAAGAAGAAGTCAACAAAAATAAAAAAGAACTTGAAGATAAAGCTAAAGCCGAACAGGAACGGTTGAAAAAAGAAGCTGATGATAAAGTAAAAGCCGAGCAGGAAAAAATAAAAAAAGAAGCTGATGACAAACTGAAAAAAGAAAAAGAAAATTTGAAAAATAATTTGAAGAAAAAAATTAAGTTCTAA
- the aroC gene encoding chorismate synthase translates to MSNTFGKIFKLTTFGESHGAAVGGVVDGCPSNFKLDFNLIQKELDRRKPGQSAITTQRKESDKVEFLSGIFEGKTTGAPIGFVIKNENQNSKDYENLKNIFRPSHADYTYQKKYGIRDYRGGGRASARETAARVVGGAIAKQILSKQKISINAYVSQIGEIKLNKCYKELDFLKIEKNAVRCPDEAIAKKMLEKIEKIKKSGDSIGGIIKCVIKNVPAGIGEPVFDKLQAQLANAMLGINAAKGFDYGSGFENIEKNSSEINDAFILKNKKVSTLSNYSGGIQGGISNGEDIYFRVAFKPTATILKSQKTLNTNEKAVEFTAHGRHDPCVLPRAVPIVEAMTALVLVDSYLVNKIFNT, encoded by the coding sequence ATGAGCAACACATTCGGAAAAATATTCAAACTAACGACTTTTGGTGAATCGCATGGAGCAGCGGTTGGCGGAGTTGTTGACGGTTGTCCGTCAAATTTTAAATTGGATTTTAATTTAATTCAAAAAGAATTAGACAGGCGAAAACCAGGGCAATCTGCAATTACAACACAGCGAAAGGAATCAGATAAAGTTGAATTTTTATCGGGAATTTTTGAAGGAAAAACAACAGGTGCGCCAATTGGTTTCGTTATTAAAAATGAAAATCAGAATTCAAAGGACTACGAAAATTTAAAAAACATATTTCGCCCATCACATGCCGATTATACATATCAGAAAAAATACGGAATAAGAGATTATCGCGGAGGTGGCAGGGCATCGGCAAGAGAAACAGCGGCAAGAGTTGTTGGCGGCGCAATTGCAAAGCAAATTTTATCGAAACAAAAAATTTCAATCAACGCTTATGTAAGTCAGATTGGTGAAATAAAATTAAATAAGTGTTATAAAGAACTTGATTTTTTGAAGATTGAAAAAAATGCTGTTCGCTGTCCTGATGAAGCAATTGCCAAAAAAATGCTTGAAAAAATAGAGAAAATAAAAAAGTCAGGTGATTCTATTGGCGGAATAATTAAGTGTGTTATTAAAAATGTTCCTGCCGGAATTGGCGAACCTGTTTTTGATAAACTTCAGGCACAGCTTGCAAATGCAATGCTTGGCATAAATGCAGCAAAAGGATTTGATTATGGCTCGGGGTTTGAAAATATTGAAAAGAATAGTTCGGAAATTAATGATGCTTTTATTTTAAAAAATAAAAAAGTATCAACACTTTCAAATTATTCGGGCGGAATACAAGGTGGAATAAGCAATGGTGAAGATATTTATTTTCGTGTTGCTTTTAAACCGACGGCTACAATTTTAAAATCGCAGAAAACTTTAAACACAAATGAAAAAGCAGTAGAATTTACAGCTCACGGAAGACATGACCCATGCGTTTTGCCACGTGCCGTTCCTATTGTTGAGGCAATGACAGCTTTAGTTTTAGTTGATAGTTATTTGGTAAATAAAATATTTAACACATAA